One window of the Labilibaculum sp. genome contains the following:
- the hisC gene encoding histidinol-phosphate transaminase, with protein sequence MMGAKIKSSIDLNKLVRANVKRLVPYSSARDEFSGKGSVFLDANENPYENGVNRYPDPIQRTLKARLGELKAVNSENMILGNGSDEVIDLLFRAFCEPNIDNVIICTPTYGMYEVAAGINAIENREVPLDKDFQPDVNAVLSVADQNSKLLFLCSPNNPTANLLDESKLVELLDKFKGIVIIDEAYIDFAPGKTMVDKLADYSNLVILQTLSKAWGMAGIRLGIGLASREIINVLNRIKPPYNVNCLTQTKALELLETVDLYEEQVKNIIAEREGLITFLNGLPFVEKVYPTDANFILIRVNDARGLYDYLLTDEIIIRDRSKIQSLGNCVRISIGTSEENAILKNTLTKFELKS encoded by the coding sequence ATGATGGGAGCAAAAATAAAATCAAGCATAGACTTGAATAAATTGGTTCGGGCGAATGTGAAAAGACTGGTGCCGTATTCTTCTGCAAGAGATGAATTTTCAGGAAAGGGATCTGTCTTTTTGGATGCCAACGAAAATCCGTATGAAAATGGAGTAAATCGCTATCCGGATCCTATACAAAGAACATTAAAAGCACGTTTGGGAGAATTGAAAGCTGTGAATTCTGAAAATATGATTCTTGGAAATGGCAGTGATGAGGTTATTGATCTTTTGTTTAGAGCATTTTGTGAGCCGAATATCGATAATGTAATTATTTGTACGCCAACCTATGGGATGTATGAAGTTGCAGCAGGAATCAATGCGATTGAGAATCGTGAAGTGCCGCTTGATAAGGATTTTCAGCCGGATGTAAATGCTGTTCTTTCAGTTGCCGATCAGAATTCGAAACTGTTATTTCTATGTTCGCCGAATAATCCAACAGCTAATTTGTTGGATGAGAGTAAGCTTGTTGAATTACTGGATAAATTTAAAGGAATTGTTATTATTGATGAGGCTTACATTGATTTTGCTCCAGGCAAAACTATGGTAGATAAATTAGCCGATTATTCCAATTTAGTGATCCTGCAAACATTGTCAAAAGCATGGGGAATGGCAGGAATTCGTTTGGGTATTGGTTTGGCTTCCAGGGAAATAATCAATGTCTTGAACAGAATAAAGCCACCTTATAACGTGAATTGTCTGACTCAGACCAAAGCTCTTGAATTATTGGAAACTGTTGATTTGTATGAAGAGCAAGTGAAGAATATCATCGCAGAAAGAGAAGGTTTGATCACATTTTTGAATGGTTTGCCTTTTGTTGAGAAAGTATATCCTACTGATGCTAATTTTATTTTGATTCGTGTGAATGATGCAAGAGGCTTATATGATTATTTGCTTACCGATGAAATCATTATTCGGGACCGGTCAAAAATTCAAAGCCTGGGAAACTGTGTTCGCATTAGTATTGGTACAAGTGAGGAAAATGCGATTTTGAAAAATACATTAACAAAATTTGAATTGAAATCATGA
- a CDS encoding carbohydrate-binding family 9-like protein has protein sequence MRTTLLIVLMLTVIALGKAQDQARSYMCYQISNSITIDGIISDSEWGDINWSENFVDIEGGKKPLPTYKTHVKMAWDEDYFYVAAELEEPHVWGKLKQRDTVIFYDNDFEVFIDPQGDNHRYYEFEMNALNTIWDLMIAKPYRDGAPAINAWDIKGLKSATAIYGTINNSSDKDEKWTLEIAFPWDVLKECAPEQRKPKNGEQWRVNFSRVNWDVKAEKGAYSKCINPETGKAYPEHNWVWSPQGVIAMHQPETWGYVQFSTNVAGKGADIFVSDEDYPLKMELIKLYNHQKQYYNEKGSYQKEVKSVFPVHVEITKLQFLIYAKGKTGKTWYIDHESKIWSE, from the coding sequence ATGAGAACAACTTTACTAATCGTTTTGATGCTAACTGTTATTGCTTTGGGAAAGGCTCAGGATCAAGCGAGATCATACATGTGTTATCAAATTTCAAATTCAATTACTATCGATGGAATAATTAGTGATTCGGAGTGGGGAGATATAAATTGGTCAGAAAATTTTGTGGATATAGAAGGCGGTAAAAAGCCTTTGCCTACGTATAAAACTCATGTTAAAATGGCTTGGGATGAAGATTATTTTTATGTGGCTGCAGAATTGGAAGAACCTCATGTTTGGGGAAAGTTAAAGCAACGCGATACAGTAATATTTTACGATAATGATTTTGAGGTATTTATTGATCCTCAAGGGGATAATCACCGATATTATGAGTTTGAAATGAATGCATTAAATACCATTTGGGATTTGATGATCGCAAAACCATATCGTGATGGAGCACCGGCAATTAATGCGTGGGATATCAAAGGATTAAAATCGGCAACGGCTATTTACGGAACAATAAACAATTCTTCGGATAAAGACGAGAAATGGACATTGGAAATTGCTTTTCCCTGGGATGTATTAAAAGAATGTGCTCCTGAGCAGCGGAAGCCAAAAAACGGAGAACAATGGCGGGTTAATTTTTCACGGGTAAATTGGGATGTAAAAGCAGAAAAAGGGGCTTATTCCAAGTGCATTAATCCCGAAACAGGAAAAGCTTATCCGGAGCACAACTGGGTGTGGTCTCCGCAAGGTGTTATTGCTATGCATCAGCCGGAAACATGGGGGTATGTGCAGTTTTCAACAAATGTGGCAGGTAAGGGTGCTGATATTTTTGTTTCAGATGAAGATTATCCTTTAAAAATGGAGCTTATAAAATTGTATAATCATCAGAAGCAGTATTACAATGAGAAGGGATCTTATCAAAAAGAAGTAAAATCAGTTTTTCCTGTTCATGTAGAAATTACGAAATTGCAATTTCTAATTTATGCCAAAGGAAAAACCGGGAAAACCTGGTATATCGATCACGAAAGTAAGATTTGGAGTGAGTAG
- the hisIE gene encoding bifunctional phosphoribosyl-AMP cyclohydrolase/phosphoribosyl-ATP diphosphatase HisIE, with translation MNFKDLTNQIDFEKGEGLVPAIIQDVKTQKVLMLGYMNKESYEKTIETGKVTFYSRSKKRLWTKGEESGNFLELKDLSLDCDNDTLLIKVAPVGPVCHKGTDTCWAEENQASSIDFLLQLQQVINERKKNLSEKSYTASLFNKGINKIAQKVGEEAVELVIEAKDDNKDLFMGEAADLMFHYLVLLAAKDYKLEEVVSLLVERHSK, from the coding sequence ATGAATTTTAAAGATCTGACAAACCAAATTGATTTCGAAAAAGGAGAAGGACTTGTGCCTGCAATTATTCAAGATGTTAAAACACAAAAGGTGTTGATGCTGGGATACATGAATAAGGAATCGTACGAAAAAACAATCGAGACTGGAAAAGTGACTTTCTATAGCAGAAGTAAAAAAAGACTTTGGACCAAAGGAGAAGAAAGTGGTAATTTTCTTGAATTGAAAGATTTAAGTTTAGATTGTGATAATGACACTTTACTGATAAAAGTGGCACCGGTAGGTCCGGTTTGTCACAAAGGAACAGATACTTGCTGGGCAGAAGAGAACCAAGCATCTTCCATTGATTTTTTGCTGCAGTTGCAACAGGTGATTAATGAGAGAAAGAAGAATTTGTCTGAGAAATCTTATACCGCAAGTCTTTTTAATAAAGGAATTAATAAGATTGCCCAAAAGGTAGGAGAAGAGGCTGTTGAGCTGGTGATTGAAGCCAAAGATGACAATAAAGATTTATTTATGGGTGAAGCTGCTGATTTGATGTTTCATTACCTGGTGCTCCTTGCAGCTAAAGATTACAAGTTGGAAGAAGTCGTTAGCCTTTTGGTAGAACGCCACAGCAAATAA
- the hisA gene encoding 1-(5-phosphoribosyl)-5-[(5-phosphoribosylamino)methylideneamino]imidazole-4-carboxamide isomerase, translating into MTRIKIIPAIDTIKGRCVRLTKGDYDTEKVYSEDPLQVAKGFEELGITRLHLVDLEGAKSGHICNSEVLRRVASGTNLKIDFGGGVKSDEDIELAFQCGANQVTGGSIAVSNPDMFEKWMEKYGSDKMILGADVRNEMVSISGWKEDSDYHLFRFLENYQKKGVKTVICTDISKDGMLQGPAVELYQSVMKEFPNLELVASGGVGNIEDVRILNEIGCWGVIIGKAIYENRIDMNELVNEFIL; encoded by the coding sequence ATGACCAGAATAAAAATAATACCAGCTATCGATACCATAAAAGGCCGATGCGTTCGATTAACAAAAGGAGATTACGATACCGAAAAAGTATATAGTGAAGATCCGTTGCAGGTAGCAAAAGGCTTTGAAGAATTAGGAATTACCCGTCTGCATTTGGTTGATTTGGAAGGTGCTAAATCAGGACATATCTGCAATTCGGAAGTGTTGCGGAGAGTGGCTTCCGGAACCAATCTGAAAATCGATTTTGGTGGAGGAGTGAAATCTGATGAAGATATCGAATTGGCTTTTCAGTGCGGAGCGAATCAGGTTACAGGTGGCAGCATTGCCGTTTCGAATCCTGACATGTTCGAAAAATGGATGGAAAAATATGGTTCGGATAAAATGATTTTGGGAGCCGATGTTCGAAATGAAATGGTTTCAATTTCCGGATGGAAAGAAGATTCTGATTATCATTTGTTCAGGTTTTTGGAGAATTATCAGAAAAAAGGAGTGAAAACTGTAATCTGTACCGATATTTCGAAAGATGGAATGCTGCAGGGGCCAGCTGTTGAGTTGTATCAATCGGTAATGAAAGAATTTCCCAATTTAGAACTGGTTGCAAGCGGAGGAGTTGGTAATATCGAAGATGTTCGCATTTTGAATGAGATTGGCTGTTGGGGCGTGATTATCGGCAAGGCGATTTACGAAAATCGAATTGATATGAATGAATTGGTTAACGAATTTATCCTGTAA
- a CDS encoding carboxypeptidase regulatory-like domain-containing protein produces the protein MKNVKLLFLIIAMAGFLPNAFSQGVTTSSMRGKIVDSGNAPVFAATIVATHTPTGTQYGTITQDDGRFDIRNMKIGGPYTVTVTFIGYRETKQDNIYLQLNKSAEINLVLHEDNVQIDEITIVYDKNDIISQDRTGAQTNVNREKIIALPTISRSQGDLTRLTPESDGNSFGGRNNLYNNFSLDGSIFNNSFGLDVSTPGGQADAQPVSLDAIDQIQVSLAPFDVREGGFTGAGVNAVTKSGTNDFKGTTYYYFRNEKMIGNKVSGLKVKNFDFSTKQYGVSVGGPLIKNKLFFFVNYEQERRDQLAHGFVADDGTNRGNSNTTSVPEADIKAVQSHLRDRWGYDPGRYQGYNHETSNDKFLIKLDANLSRNHKLVLRYNMLDAWKDILPHPEAVGGRGATSYRLPFENSSYRIFNKINSVVGELNSRFSSKISNKLLLGYTSFRDKRNPHSEPFPVIDILNDQGQVAITAGSEMFSTSNVLNQDVYQISDNLTYYSDRHAITVGFNYERFKFENSFNLFYYPWITAFSTQNFLNDDFAYFVGNPTNDLNQDVTDANKNAFAWSDVDVAQIAFYAQDEFQVNDDLKLTLGLRIDLPKYYNDIPQDEATDRGKNFDGWVNEKGNSVRLDPATWPNSNIMWSPRFGFNYDVKGDNTIQLRGGSGIFTGRIPFVWLGNQSTNARIDAGYEFQLNSTADDFKYPQVWKNNLAMDVKFGDGWLATLEGIYSKDVNAVVHRNYNMLPPSGNLSGTGDTRARFVGFNEVNIYSASAGSESFLDAGAIVLDNTKKGYQFTTTAKLSKRWDSGLSADVAYTYLSAKDLTSIPAEIAADAFQRNPVVGNPNSPAYSWSRYGLQHRVIASAMYKVSYGKFASSFAIFYEAGKGNRYSYTYTGDINGDAIANNDLIYVPRSSGDINFGTVDENGVGVVASNASEQWIALDKFISQDNYLEDRRGKYAERNGAMLPWYGQLDFRFMQDYNFMAGKKKNTLQFSIDVLNLGNMISSNWGVRQFANTTNPITVNGVDGNGTPWLQFDPNLKDSYIDDVSVNSKWQLQIGLRYIFN, from the coding sequence ATGAAGAATGTTAAATTACTATTCCTGATTATTGCAATGGCAGGTTTCTTGCCTAATGCTTTTTCGCAAGGGGTAACAACCTCTTCAATGCGGGGGAAAATTGTTGATTCAGGCAATGCTCCTGTTTTTGCGGCTACAATAGTCGCTACTCATACTCCTACCGGAACTCAGTATGGCACTATTACACAAGATGATGGTCGTTTTGATATCCGAAATATGAAAATTGGGGGACCTTACACAGTAACTGTAACTTTTATTGGTTATAGGGAAACGAAACAAGACAACATTTATTTGCAGTTGAATAAATCGGCCGAGATTAATCTTGTTCTTCACGAAGACAATGTTCAGATTGATGAAATCACAATTGTTTATGACAAGAACGACATAATTAGTCAGGACAGGACTGGAGCTCAGACCAATGTCAACCGAGAGAAAATTATCGCTTTACCGACAATTTCGAGGTCACAGGGTGATTTAACCAGATTAACGCCGGAATCGGATGGAAACAGTTTTGGAGGGCGAAACAATCTCTATAATAACTTCTCGTTGGATGGTTCGATTTTTAATAACTCCTTTGGATTGGATGTTTCTACTCCTGGAGGTCAGGCTGATGCTCAACCTGTTTCTTTAGATGCAATTGACCAAATTCAAGTTTCTTTGGCTCCTTTTGATGTTCGCGAAGGAGGTTTTACCGGGGCCGGTGTAAATGCGGTAACCAAATCGGGGACTAATGATTTTAAGGGGACAACTTACTACTATTTCCGTAATGAAAAGATGATTGGTAATAAGGTGAGTGGTTTAAAAGTAAAAAACTTCGATTTTAGCACAAAGCAATATGGAGTTAGTGTTGGAGGCCCGCTGATCAAAAATAAATTGTTCTTCTTCGTTAATTACGAGCAGGAAAGAAGAGATCAGCTAGCACATGGTTTTGTGGCTGATGATGGCACGAACAGAGGAAATTCGAATACAACTAGTGTGCCCGAAGCTGATATTAAAGCGGTTCAGAGTCATTTAAGAGACCGATGGGGTTATGATCCGGGTAGGTATCAGGGATATAACCACGAAACGTCGAATGATAAATTCTTGATTAAACTGGATGCGAATTTGTCGCGTAATCATAAATTAGTTCTTCGTTACAATATGCTGGATGCATGGAAAGATATTCTTCCGCATCCCGAAGCTGTTGGTGGTCGTGGGGCAACAAGTTACCGTTTGCCATTCGAAAATTCCTCCTACCGGATTTTTAATAAGATCAACTCAGTGGTTGGAGAATTAAATTCCAGATTTTCAAGTAAAATATCCAATAAATTATTGCTTGGATATACATCTTTCCGTGATAAGCGAAATCCACATTCTGAACCTTTTCCGGTTATCGATATTTTGAACGATCAAGGTCAGGTTGCAATTACTGCAGGTTCTGAAATGTTTTCAACGAGCAATGTTTTGAATCAGGATGTGTACCAAATTTCTGATAATTTAACTTACTATTCAGATCGTCATGCAATTACAGTTGGTTTTAATTATGAGCGGTTTAAATTCGAAAATTCATTCAACCTGTTCTATTATCCTTGGATTACAGCCTTTAGTACTCAGAATTTTTTAAATGATGATTTCGCCTATTTTGTTGGTAATCCAACGAATGATTTGAATCAAGATGTAACAGATGCCAATAAAAATGCTTTTGCATGGTCGGATGTTGATGTGGCTCAAATTGCTTTTTATGCTCAGGATGAGTTTCAGGTGAATGATGATCTGAAATTGACTTTGGGATTGCGTATTGATCTTCCTAAGTATTACAATGATATTCCACAAGATGAAGCTACCGACCGGGGAAAGAATTTTGATGGTTGGGTGAATGAAAAAGGAAATTCAGTGAGATTGGATCCTGCAACCTGGCCAAATTCTAATATTATGTGGTCGCCACGATTTGGATTTAATTATGATGTAAAAGGGGATAATACTATACAATTACGGGGAGGATCAGGAATTTTCACCGGTCGTATTCCTTTTGTTTGGTTAGGAAACCAATCTACCAATGCACGAATCGATGCTGGTTATGAATTTCAATTGAATTCAACTGCTGATGATTTTAAATATCCTCAGGTTTGGAAAAACAACCTGGCAATGGATGTGAAATTTGGAGATGGCTGGTTAGCAACTTTGGAGGGGATTTATTCGAAGGATGTTAATGCTGTTGTTCACAGAAATTACAATATGCTGCCACCATCAGGAAATCTGTCGGGAACAGGAGATACACGTGCTCGATTTGTCGGATTTAATGAGGTGAATATTTATTCAGCTTCTGCCGGATCAGAATCTTTTCTGGATGCTGGGGCAATCGTATTGGATAATACAAAAAAAGGGTATCAGTTTACAACAACGGCAAAGTTATCCAAACGATGGGATTCAGGTTTGTCAGCAGATGTTGCTTATACTTATTTAAGTGCAAAGGATTTGACTTCTATTCCAGCTGAAATTGCGGCAGATGCATTCCAAAGAAATCCTGTTGTTGGTAATCCAAACAGTCCGGCTTATTCTTGGTCAAGATATGGTTTGCAGCACAGAGTGATTGCTTCGGCTATGTATAAAGTAAGCTATGGTAAATTTGCTTCTTCGTTTGCAATATTCTACGAAGCCGGGAAAGGAAACCGTTACTCTTATACCTATACGGGTGATATTAATGGTGATGCCATTGCAAACAATGATTTAATTTATGTTCCAAGAAGTTCTGGAGATATTAATTTTGGTACGGTTGATGAAAATGGTGTTGGTGTTGTTGCTTCCAATGCTTCAGAACAATGGATAGCTCTGGATAAATTTATTAGTCAGGATAATTATCTGGAGGACAGAAGAGGAAAGTATGCTGAGCGTAACGGTGCCATGTTGCCTTGGTATGGACAATTGGATTTTCGATTCATGCAGGATTATAACTTTATGGCCGGCAAAAAGAAAAATACACTTCAATTTTCAATTGATGTTCTGAATTTAGGAAATATGATTAGTTCCAATTGGGGAGTTCGTCAATTTGCAAATACAACCAATCCAATCACTGTGAATGGTGTTGATGGTAACGGTACGCCATGGCTGCAGTTCGATCCAAATTTAAAGGATTCTTATATTGATGATGTATCCGTTAACTCAAAATGGCAATTGCAAATTGGATTGCGTTACATTTTCAACTAA
- the hisB gene encoding bifunctional histidinol-phosphatase/imidazoleglycerol-phosphate dehydratase HisB, with amino-acid sequence MKDTTTKKKVLFIDRDGTLILEPPVDYQVDSLEKLEYYPGVFNGLAKIVKQLDFELVMVTNQDGLGTGSYPEDTFWPAQNKMMQAFSSEGIEFVDVCIDKTFPHENAPTRKPGTALLTKYFSEEYDLENSFVIGDRWTDVELAKNLNAKAIFISSSGNIGDDELSESKQELEACIKLRTESWEKIYEFLRLSERTATVERNTNETKIKIVLDLDGEGKGIFDTGIGFFDHMLDQIAKHSGVNLSVTVKGDLEVDEHHTIEDTAIALGEAFKLALGNKLGLDRYGFCLPMDDCLAQVAIDFGGRNWLVWEAEFNREMIGGMPTEMFFHFFKSFSDGASCNLNIKAEGQNEHHKIEGIFKALARAIRMAIRRDANCLQLPSTKGKL; translated from the coding sequence ATGAAGGATACAACTACAAAAAAGAAAGTTCTGTTTATTGATAGAGATGGGACATTGATTCTGGAGCCTCCTGTTGATTATCAGGTGGATAGTCTGGAGAAATTGGAGTATTATCCTGGTGTTTTTAATGGACTGGCGAAAATTGTAAAGCAACTTGATTTTGAACTGGTGATGGTTACCAATCAGGATGGTTTGGGAACCGGTTCATATCCTGAGGATACCTTTTGGCCGGCTCAGAATAAAATGATGCAGGCATTTTCCAGTGAAGGAATTGAATTCGTAGATGTATGCATTGATAAAACTTTTCCTCATGAAAATGCACCAACAAGAAAACCAGGTACGGCTTTGTTGACAAAGTATTTCTCGGAGGAGTATGATTTGGAAAATTCGTTTGTGATTGGTGATCGTTGGACTGATGTTGAATTGGCTAAGAATTTGAATGCAAAAGCAATTTTTATTTCATCAAGTGGAAATATTGGTGATGATGAGTTGTCGGAATCGAAACAGGAACTGGAAGCTTGTATTAAATTGCGCACAGAATCGTGGGAGAAAATATATGAGTTTTTGCGCTTAAGTGAACGAACCGCAACGGTTGAAAGGAATACGAACGAAACAAAGATTAAAATTGTTTTGGATCTGGATGGTGAAGGAAAAGGCATATTTGATACAGGAATCGGATTTTTTGATCACATGCTCGATCAGATTGCCAAACACTCCGGAGTTAATTTGAGCGTTACCGTAAAAGGTGATTTGGAAGTTGATGAACATCACACCATAGAAGATACGGCAATTGCTTTGGGAGAAGCATTTAAGTTAGCTCTTGGCAATAAATTGGGATTGGATCGTTATGGTTTCTGTTTGCCGATGGATGACTGTTTGGCGCAGGTTGCTATTGATTTTGGAGGTAGAAATTGGTTGGTTTGGGAGGCTGAATTCAATCGCGAAATGATTGGAGGAATGCCAACAGAGATGTTTTTCCACTTTTTTAAGTCATTCTCCGATGGAGCTTCATGCAATCTGAATATCAAGGCCGAAGGACAAAATGAGCATCATAAAATAGAAGGCATTTTTAAAGCTTTGGCCAGAGCCATTCGCATGGCGATTCGAAGAGACGCAAATTGTTTGCAATTGCCATCTACGAAGGGGAAGCTTTAA
- the hisF gene encoding imidazole glycerol phosphate synthase subunit HisF has protein sequence MLSKRIIPCLDVKDGRTVKGVNFVDLRDAGDAVELAAYYAEQGADELVFLDITATHEKRKTLIDLVQKVAKELNIPFTVGGGISTPEDVGILLNAGADKVSINSSAVRNPKLISDLASRFGSQCVVVAVDARFADGKWEVYLNGGRLAAGIDLFDWILEAERLGAGEILFTSMNHDGTKNGFANETLAKLSEMINIPIIASGGAGNMEHFADTFTEGKADAALAASVFHFKEIEIPNLKTYLKSKNIPVRI, from the coding sequence ATGCTGTCGAAACGAATAATACCCTGTTTGGATGTAAAAGACGGAAGAACGGTTAAAGGAGTTAATTTTGTCGATTTACGAGACGCCGGTGATGCTGTTGAATTGGCTGCGTATTATGCAGAGCAAGGAGCGGACGAATTGGTCTTTTTAGACATTACAGCCACTCATGAAAAGAGGAAAACACTTATTGATTTGGTGCAGAAAGTAGCAAAAGAACTAAATATACCTTTCACTGTTGGTGGAGGAATTTCTACACCGGAGGATGTTGGCATTCTCTTGAATGCCGGAGCTGATAAGGTATCCATAAATTCTTCGGCTGTCCGAAATCCAAAGCTAATATCAGACTTGGCTTCCCGATTCGGCAGTCAGTGCGTTGTTGTTGCCGTAGATGCCCGCTTTGCCGACGGCAAATGGGAAGTCTATTTAAATGGCGGAAGATTAGCTGCCGGAATTGATTTGTTCGATTGGATTCTGGAAGCAGAGAGATTGGGTGCAGGAGAAATCTTGTTTACGTCAATGAATCACGATGGAACCAAGAATGGATTTGCGAATGAAACTTTGGCGAAACTATCCGAGATGATAAATATTCCAATTATAGCTTCGGGCGGAGCTGGAAATATGGAACATTTTGCAGATACATTTACCGAAGGGAAGGCTGATGCCGCTTTGGCAGCCAGTGTTTTTCATTTTAAGGAAATAGAAATTCCCAATTTGAAAACATATCTAAAAAGTAAGAATATACCAGTAAGAATATAA
- the hisH gene encoding imidazole glycerol phosphate synthase subunit HisH translates to MKDQKIVIIDYDAGNIQSVKYAFERLGITPVVSNNEEVIRSADKVIFPGVGEAAWAMNSLRKNGLDQLIPQLTQPVLGICLGMQLMCESSEESDTKGLGIFPLQVKRFTNERKVPHMGWNQLEELKGSLFKGVSEMEFAYFVHSYYVPSSSETVASCNYILNFSASLQKDNFYACQFHPEKSGEVGVRILENFINL, encoded by the coding sequence ATGAAAGATCAGAAAATTGTTATCATCGATTATGATGCAGGAAATATTCAATCTGTAAAATATGCTTTTGAGCGATTGGGAATTACTCCTGTTGTCTCAAATAACGAAGAAGTGATTCGCAGTGCAGATAAAGTGATATTTCCCGGAGTTGGAGAAGCTGCCTGGGCCATGAATTCGCTTCGGAAGAATGGCTTGGATCAATTGATTCCTCAATTGACACAACCCGTGTTAGGTATTTGTTTGGGAATGCAGCTGATGTGCGAAAGCTCCGAAGAAAGTGATACAAAAGGATTGGGTATTTTCCCTCTGCAAGTAAAACGCTTTACCAATGAACGCAAAGTGCCTCACATGGGATGGAATCAGTTGGAGGAACTGAAAGGCAGTTTGTTTAAAGGAGTCTCTGAAATGGAATTTGCCTATTTTGTACATTCTTACTATGTGCCAAGTTCTTCGGAGACTGTTGCATCTTGTAACTATATATTGAATTTCAGTGCTTCACTTCAGAAAGATAATTTCTATGCTTGTCAGTTTCATCCTGAAAAATCGGGAGAAGTAGGAGTTAGGATACTCGAAAATTTTATCAATCTGTAA
- a CDS encoding nitroreductase family protein: MMKKKTFIPTFEKKLKTKLMLELFYKRRSIRKFTDKPIEAAKLERIMQAALLAPSSKSSYPCEFVIVDQKEINDKLSVCKPLGAGFLKNAACSIVVAGDADKSDVWIEDCAIASTFIQLQAEKEGLGTCWIQIREREYNDEQSAESYIQEVVNMPANIKILAIIAIGYKDGEKAGRDETFLKKEKIHMNTF; encoded by the coding sequence ATGATGAAAAAAAAAACATTTATTCCTACTTTTGAAAAGAAGCTAAAAACCAAACTCATGTTAGAATTATTTTATAAACGCCGAAGCATTCGAAAATTTACCGACAAACCTATCGAAGCAGCAAAACTTGAGCGAATTATGCAAGCCGCCTTATTGGCTCCTTCATCAAAAAGTTCATATCCATGTGAATTTGTAATTGTTGACCAAAAGGAAATCAATGATAAACTTTCAGTTTGCAAACCACTTGGAGCTGGATTCCTAAAAAATGCAGCTTGTTCTATTGTAGTAGCAGGCGACGCTGATAAAAGTGATGTTTGGATAGAAGATTGTGCTATTGCATCCACTTTTATTCAGTTACAAGCGGAAAAGGAGGGATTGGGAACCTGTTGGATTCAGATAAGAGAAAGAGAATACAATGATGAGCAATCAGCAGAATCTTATATTCAGGAAGTGGTAAACATGCCTGCAAATATTAAAATTCTGGCAATTATTGCTATCGGCTATAAAGATGGCGAGAAAGCAGGTCGCGATGAAACTTTTCTCAAAAAAGAAAAAATTCATATGAACACATTTTAA